The window TTGATGATTCATCATGCTTTCTGGCAAAACTTTGTCTGTTCGTGAAGCCATATTGAATACCACCAAGGATTCCCTGGTTCAGATTCAAATCCTTTCCAGAGTTTATATCTATAAACTGCAAGTCCCTTGAGCACTTAAGTGGTTCATGAATTTTGGAGTTCTTGTATGGTGAAGTATTGCAACGAGCATCAAGGTTTGGCTTCTCTAGATTACATGGTGAACGGTGTATTCCTGTTGAAGTAGAACACATTTGGATACCATGATGATGACCATTCACAGGGGAGGAGGATTTATAATCAAGTCTTTTATGTGGCTGCAGATCACCATTGAAATCTATTTTGTCACAAACACGCCTGTTGCTTTGATTTGCTGCATTGTAGTTCTTGCCCTGTCCATTCAACGTTGATGATCTACTGAAGCATGGAAATGCTTGAACTGCAATCGGAATCTGGTTTACACTGTTGGATGGCATCCTCCAAGGAGTCAATGCAGATGCAGAAGTTGCACAGGGAAAAGGGGATACAACTGACAATGCAGAGCTGACTTGAGAAGATGTGCATCCTGGATAGTTCGAGGTAACATAATCTTGACGTCCAAAGATTTCAGTGGAGTGGGTAGTTTTATCTCCAAACCACATCTCTGCTTGATTCTGATCAGGCAACTGAGTTTCTCGAGCTTTATCAAGTTTCAGCTTTATTGACTCGGATGACATTGGATACTTCTCACTAAAGAGGCCAGAATCGATGGAATTGACAACAATTTTGCTTTGACCTGGGAATAACAAAATAgatattttgaaaatttgaattatATACAAAACATCTGGAGCATTAAAACCTAATAAAAGATACAAAAATAATTAGAGATGCAGTGGAAAGtgagtaataaaaaatttatgTGCATATGACATCGCTTGGTAGAGGACCTGTGGTTATAGTCATCAAGGAGAACAGCAAACAATATGTCCCAACAAGCTAAAATCATGAATAATCTTGAGGTCTGAGATTTAGAAGGTATCTGTGGTTGAGAAATTGCATCAATATAAACAAGTTACCAGATCATTATAAATATGAGCCATTTAACTTACCAGAATCACCATGTGATAACAGCCATTGACGTCCCCTTTCAACTTTGTTTGTGTCGAGGTAGTTCAAGCTAACTTCATTTATGTGTTTATCCATGAAAAGGTTCCTTTGTGGAGAATTACTTTTTGATCTTGTCAGGTTCCATGGCTGTTGAAGTTCTTCAATGTCCGAATTCAAGCCACTGGATTTATAAGAACCTAAACTTATAGCACCTTCCTCAAATGAATCTTTAAAAGGCTCATTCAGATCAGCCAACCTGTGAATGGATAGACCATTTCTAGGATGCAAATCTGATTTTGAAATATCTTTACCGGAGACATGGATTTCAACATTGCCAAGAGTCAACTTGACATTGTTATCAGCCTTAATTCCACTAATCCTCTTAAGAGTTTCAGCAGTCATGATGCATGGCTCAGAGACATTTTCCCCTTCTGTTCTTTCTATATCTTCATTTTCAATGTAAGCATCACCAGGAAGATCAAGGTCAAACATTCTTTTAGGAATTGTCTTAAACTTAGTATGTGGTCCATCATCCTTCAAATTTCCTCCACTTTTAGTTGAACTGCACTGTGTTGCACCTTCCTTCAGAAAGTTTGAGACtctgtcatcatcattgtctctgACATTTGCTGTAGTGTGACTGGTATTTGCTAGAGAAGGATGGGGTAGATGCCACATCTTTTCACCAAATTCAGGAGGCATTTGAGACAGAAACATACTCAACTTAGATGTCTCCGCTGGTCCAGAAGATCTGTCCGGTTGTTTATTCCTAAGTTTATGCATTAACTCCTTTTGTATTCTATAAAGTCGATGAAGTTCATAAACCTGGATCAAAAAGTGCAACTTGACTGTTAGAAAACAGTTTCTGCTGAAAAAAATACGATAAATGATAAATGTTCATTTTCCTGCCCTGAAAAGGACCAACCAGTATCTTAGCAAAATACATCCTCGTATCCTGAAGGACCAATGCAGTAACTTCAACAGAAAGAGAACAGAAGCATCGTATACTTCAAACTACCAGAAGTTTTTAACAAGTTTCTTTGGTTCAAAGGGTGTCTAATGGACAATAACTTGAGACATGAAGATACAATGGGAAGCCATATGGTAGTCTCTATTACATGTGATTTGCTCACAGTGCATGTATAACATCTAGAAAGATAGCATCGAGGATTCAGTATAAtgttataatcaaaattttacatTGATTTGAAAACAAACCTGCTTCtggaatatagcttcatgttcaaTCATAGTTTGCTTCAACGTTTCTTTGTCATAGTCTGACCAGCTACTGACTCCCCTTGACTTGAAATTATTGCATAGTTGATCGTTCAAGGCTTTATCCTCGCAAAAAGGATTCCAACTAAAGTTTCTGTCCTTGATTAGATTCCTTGCTGGATGATATCCTGGGAGGTAGCTTTTACATTGCACTTTTGTTCCCATTCCTAAGAAAATTCCAGGTCAAAAGAAGTAAttataacaagatcttaagagatGCATTTCTTAAGTTCTATTGATTGAGGATCTCCAAATTACAAGTTACTTCTATTGCAGTAGTGAGATTCATGAGCACAATGCTTCTTAGCAAACACAAAAATGACTGGTACAAGTATAGAAAAGAATATTAGATAAGCTTATGGGAGTCCCATACTTCTTAGCACTCTTTAACATGAAGAGAGACTGAAGTCATTTTTAGAACAAACAACTTGGATACTGAAGAAAAAATGTGATGAGATTAATGACTTGTGTTCCTGATTTTCAATGTTGTTTTCAGCAAGCAAAGTACTTAGTAACGTAGCAAGTAAGCATTAAAAAAAGATCTGATTGGTGACTCACTTCCTCCTCTTAGTTTAGAGTATGATAAACAGAAATCTTGACTCAGTTATTGGACACTCTTACAAGCTGTCAAATGTTCATTCGGAACTCTACTAAATTAT of the Musa acuminata AAA Group cultivar baxijiao chromosome BXJ2-10, Cavendish_Baxijiao_AAA, whole genome shotgun sequence genome contains:
- the LOC135624645 gene encoding uncharacterized protein LOC135624645; this translates as MGTKVQCKSYLPGYHPARNLIKDRNFSWNPFCEDKALNDQLCNNFKSRGVSSWSDYDKETLKQTMIEHEAIFQKQVYELHRLYRIQKELMHKLRNKQPDRSSGPAETSKLSMFLSQMPPEFGEKMWHLPHPSLANTSHTTANVRDNDDDRVSNFLKEGATQCSSTKSGGNLKDDGPHTKFKTIPKRMFDLDLPGDAYIENEDIERTEGENVSEPCIMTAETLKRISGIKADNNVKLTLGNVEIHVSGKDISKSDLHPRNGLSIHRLADLNEPFKDSFEEGAISLGSYKSSGLNSDIEELQQPWNLTRSKSNSPQRNLFMDKHINEVSLNYLDTNKVERGRQWLLSHGDSGQSKIVVNSIDSGLFSEKYPMSSESIKLKLDKARETQLPDQNQAEMWFGDKTTHSTEIFGRQDYVTSNYPGCTSSQVSSALSVVSPFPCATSASALTPWRMPSNSVNQIPIAVQAFPCFSRSSTLNGQGKNYNAANQSNRRVCDKIDFNGDLQPHKRLDYKSSSPVNGHHHGIQMCSTSTGIHRSPCNLEKPNLDARCNTSPYKNSKIHEPLKCSRDLQFIDINSGKDLNLNQGILGGIQYGFTNRQSFARKHDESSNDVIWLREKPSCKGSAECDMFVKDYTYPSKFLSEKAKDKGSSVCALRHSLSSFDINESITYRAITTDILNVEGNFSPPDNSHRIFDCSNSVSCDGQLFVNDLKRHGKGKAIRNPGLRNDINLNSDLMPADGVRLFGMSAEDERQTPSSLSLARVADNLTSKIDLEAPTDEMQEANNFSWVEIVDMNCPVTQVAMKQEKTSFGDACARLAADTIVSISVDVRDHMQPLCSFAPSSFDSLYLLAEAVKSNAEIEASDDDGGLDTFESLTLKLEELKPDEYSCKPCQQEKPKDDEKSMASLLLPRPRRGQARKRRQRRDFQRDILPALVSLSRHEVTEDLQALGGMIRAGKSRQTSSARRSTSQNMPSSRSRGRGRPRSLAITIAEVCDDSPPRLQPTHTDLENDGKNIMAWGRTTRRCHRQRIPLGHAFAPQE